The Sinorhizobium sp. B11 genomic interval CTGTTCATCGGCGTCGGAATGGTGTCCACTGTCGGACGCCAATATCTGCCGCTGCTGGTGACACACAAGACACTGGGCATCGCCATTCTCGTTCTTGCCTTGGTTCGTCTTGTGGTCCGCTTCATATCAGGCGCACCTGCGTTGCCTGCCGATCTGCCCGAGCCGATGAAACTTGCCGCGTATCTGTCTCACCTCGCCTTGTACGCGCTGATGATCGGCATGCCTTTGATCGGGTGGGCCATGATGTCCGCGGCCGCTTATCCTATCGTGCTGTATGGCGGAATACGGCTTCCCGCCATCCTGCCGCAGAGCGACAGCCTGCACACACTCCTTTGGACCGCGCACCAGTATCTTGCCTTCGCCTTCTTCGCTCTCGTGTTGTTGCATCTCGCCGCAGCCCTTTTTCACGGACTCGTCCGCCGCGATGGAGTCCTTGGTACAATGTTGCTGGGCAAGTAGCGGCGTGTGCCGGCTGAACTGTGGTCAAGGCTAAGAACGAAGTTGATGAGACGTCGAGATCCTGACCATCGACAGAGCCACGGCATTTGACATGACCGACACCGTTGTTCTCCTTCACGGCATCAGGAGGACTAGCGCTTCCATGCGCAAGTTCGAAAATTACCTGCAGACCCAAGGCTACATTACTCGAAACGTTGACTACCCTTCGTCCCGCTACCCCATTGAACGGCTGGCAGAGATCATTGCGGAGGAAGTCGAAGATGCGTCTAAGAGCAACGCAGAAGGCCGTCTTCACCTGGCGGGACATTCCATGGGCGGATTGGTCATCAGGGCCATGTTGGAGAACTATCGACCATCAAATCTCGGGCGGGTGGTGATGATCGGGACTCCAAATAATGGCAGTCAGGTCGCAGATTTCTTGAAAAAGGTGCCGCTGTATAAATCAGCCTACGGCCCTGCCGGCCAGCAGCTCGTTACCGATCAGAGTACGTTCGCCCATATTTTCGGTCCGGTCGATTTCGAACTGGGTATCATCGCGGGTACCCGAACCATCGATCCCGTCTCGTCCTTGATCATTGGCCATCGAAACGCCAACGACGGTAAGGTGACTGTAGAAAGCACGCGACTTATCGGAGCTGCCGACCATATCGCAATCGTGGCCAATCACACTTTCATTCCATCAAGTAAAATCATGTGGGCGCAAGCCCTTTCGTTTCTTCGAGATGGCAAGTTCCACCGATGAGCCCTTGACGGAACCTGCCTCCCATTTGGTTAGCGGGGGCCGGATTGATCGCGATCGCAATTTGGCTAGCCGGCGCGCTGCTTTTGGGATGGCGTGCCTTAAAATACCTTAATTGAGTCGGATAGGTCCGCCCTCGATCTCAGCCGACACCACCGAGGATGTATAATGTTCATCAGGGGAGAAAATCCCATTCGATCTTCTCTTCGGAACGGTGAAAATCATCTACCCTATCGGGCCGATATCGACGGATTGCGCGCTATCGCCATCTTGCCGGTCGTTCTCTTTCACGCTGGCGTACCCGGTCTTGGTGGCGGTTTTGTCGGCGTCGATGTGTTTTTCGTCATCTCGGGATACCTGATGTGCAGCCTGATCACAGGCGAGATGGCACTCGGCAAGTTCAGTCTCGCGGGCTTTTATCAGCGGCGCATCCGTCGCATCTTTCCCGCCCTTTTTGCCATGATGCTGACGTGCGCCGTCGTGGCATGGTTCGCCTTCATGCCACAGGAGCTTCTGTATTTCGCCCGAAGCATGACCGCCGCCTCCCTCTTCGCGTCGAATATTCAGTTTGCCAAGGAGGCGGGATATTTCGACATCGGTGCCCAGATGAAGCCGTTGCTGCACACTTGGTCGCTTGCGGTTGAAGAGCAGTTTTACATCGGCTTTCCTCTTCTCATGATCCTGTTGCAGAGGCTGTTGCCGCGGCAGATCATGCCGGTCATGCTCGTCGCGCTGGCCGCATCCTTCGCTGCCAGCATCGGGGTGTTGAACCAAAATCCGACGGCGGGCTTCTACCTTTCGCAATATCGCGTCTGGGAGCTTCTGATCGGCGTCATCCTGGGCCTGGGGGCCATTCCCGAGCTACGCAGCGAAACAGGCCGACAAGTTCTGGCGGCGATCGGCCTCGTGCTGATCGGCATTGCGGTCTTCGTCTTTACGGAGAAAACGGCCTTCCGGGATTTGCCGCATTGCTGCCCTGTCTCGGCGCGGCCTGCATCATCCATGCGCGCGCTGGCAACGGCATCGTCGGCCGACTTCTGGCGCTACGGCCGATGGTTTTCGTGGGGCTGATTTCTTATTCGCTCTATCTCTGGCACTGGCCCATCATCGTCTTTACGCGGTATTTCACCGATCATGAACTCACGCCCGCGCTGCGTCTCGTCGTTATATTGGCCTCGCTCGTTGTCGCCTTCGCTTCGTGGCACTTCGTCGAAAGGCCGTTCCGCAAGGGCCGTGTCCTGCTTACGGGCAGGCTTCTTCCGGCAATGGCGGTTCTGCTCGTCGGGGTAACGGCGGGTGCCGGGGCACTGGTGGTCATGAGCGGCGGAGCGCCCGGCCGATTGCCGGCCGATGTCCGCGCCATCTATGCGGCAACCTATGACCGCAGCCATTTCTATCAGGCGGGCTGTTTCAGCGAATCCGATCACAAGGGGCCATCCGATGCCGATGTCGAAAGCGGCAGGGTCTGCGCCCTCGGTGACCTCAGCGATCTCGGTCCTGACTTCCTCGTCTGGGGCGATTCCCATGCCGCCGCGATGGCGCCGGCAATCGATGCCGCCGCGGCCGCCGGAGGCTTCGGCGGCATGTTTGCTGCCCACGCCTCCTGCCCGCCGCTTAACGACGTACCACTTGCGACCAAGGGCGACA includes:
- a CDS encoding cytochrome b/b6 domain-containing protein, with protein sequence MTGTNTHFTIVQRLLHWLMAIAILAMLFIGVGMVSTVGRQYLPLLVTHKTLGIAILVLALVRLVVRFISGAPALPADLPEPMKLAAYLSHLALYALMIGMPLIGWAMMSAAAYPIVLYGGIRLPAILPQSDSLHTLLWTAHQYLAFAFFALVLLHLAAALFHGLVRRDGVLGTMLLGK
- a CDS encoding acyltransferase, with amino-acid sequence MFIRGENPIRSSLRNGENHLPYRADIDGLRAIAILPVVLFHAGVPGLGGGFVGVDVFFVISGYLMCSLITGEMALGKFSLAGFYQRRIRRIFPALFAMMLTCAVVAWFAFMPQELLYFARSMTAASLFASNIQFAKEAGYFDIGAQMKPLLHTWSLAVEEQFYIGFPLLMILLQRLLPRQIMPVMLVALAASFAASIGVLNQNPTAGFYLSQYRVWELLIGVILGLGAIPELRSETGRQVLAAIGLVLIGIAVFVFTEKTAFRDLPHCCPVSARPASSMRALATASSADFWRYGRWFSWG
- a CDS encoding alpha/beta fold hydrolase, which gives rise to MTDTVVLLHGIRRTSASMRKFENYLQTQGYITRNVDYPSSRYPIERLAEIIAEEVEDASKSNAEGRLHLAGHSMGGLVIRAMLENYRPSNLGRVVMIGTPNNGSQVADFLKKVPLYKSAYGPAGQQLVTDQSTFAHIFGPVDFELGIIAGTRTIDPVSSLIIGHRNANDGKVTVESTRLIGAADHIAIVANHTFIPSSKIMWAQALSFLRDGKFHR